A part of Anaerolineae bacterium genomic DNA contains:
- the hisD gene encoding histidinol dehydrogenase, producing MTSVPAPFRVITDVEAARASILRRAPLPEAQLPEAVLQRLAALFGAPVSAQEAVDRIIAEVRRRGDDALRDYSRTIDGVLLDDLAVPPSELRAALTEIPAALRLALEVAAERVRAFHQRQPRHSWLHWQEEGALGQMVLPLERVGVYVPGGTAPLASSLIMAAVPAQVAGVDEIAVCTPPQPQTGLPHPVVMAAAAVLGLERVYRVGGAQAIAAMALGTESIPRVDKVVGPGNVFVVLAKKALYGSVGIESLPGPTETLIIADDSADPAAVAADMLAQAEHTMATALVLTTSSELIEALAREVNARLSHACDSLAVESLANRGGVVLCRSLSEAMALANEYAPEHLCLLVRDPWSLLPRVRHAGGVFLGHLSSEALGDYVAGPSHIMPTGGTARFASPLNVWDFVKITSIFAIGATEAAQIGPAGAILAEAEGLTFHRDAIMLRGGESTD from the coding sequence ATGACGTCAGTGCCTGCTCCCTTCCGGGTGATTACCGACGTGGAGGCGGCGCGAGCCAGCATCCTCCGACGCGCTCCCCTACCGGAAGCCCAACTGCCGGAGGCTGTTCTCCAGCGCCTGGCAGCCCTCTTCGGCGCGCCTGTCTCCGCCCAGGAAGCGGTGGACCGCATCATCGCCGAGGTGCGACGACGCGGCGATGACGCTCTCCGGGACTACTCCCGCACCATTGACGGCGTGCTGCTGGACGATTTGGCCGTGCCTCCCTCCGAGCTCCGGGCTGCCCTCACGGAGATCCCAGCGGCCCTACGCCTGGCGCTGGAAGTGGCGGCCGAGAGAGTGCGCGCCTTCCATCAGCGCCAGCCGCGGCACTCGTGGCTACACTGGCAGGAAGAAGGGGCCCTGGGTCAGATGGTGCTACCTCTGGAGCGGGTGGGGGTCTACGTGCCCGGAGGCACGGCTCCCCTGGCCTCCTCTCTCATCATGGCTGCGGTCCCAGCCCAGGTAGCGGGCGTGGACGAGATCGCGGTGTGCACGCCCCCTCAGCCTCAGACAGGCCTGCCGCACCCCGTGGTGATGGCGGCCGCCGCCGTCTTGGGGCTGGAGCGCGTGTACCGGGTAGGCGGCGCCCAGGCCATCGCTGCCATGGCCTTGGGAACCGAGAGCATTCCCCGCGTGGACAAAGTGGTGGGCCCGGGAAACGTCTTCGTGGTCCTGGCCAAGAAGGCGCTTTACGGCTCGGTGGGTATCGAGAGCCTGCCCGGCCCTACGGAGACGCTCATCATCGCCGATGATTCGGCCGACCCGGCAGCCGTAGCAGCCGACATGCTGGCCCAGGCTGAGCACACTATGGCCACCGCCCTGGTGCTGACTACCTCATCAGAGCTGATCGAAGCCCTCGCCCGCGAGGTCAACGCCCGCCTCAGCCATGCCTGCGATTCGCTTGCGGTCGAGTCCCTAGCCAACCGCGGCGGAGTGGTGCTCTGTCGCAGCCTGTCCGAGGCCATGGCGCTCGCCAACGAATACGCCCCCGAACATCTCTGCCTGTTGGTGCGGGACCCGTGGAGCCTGCTGCCCCGTGTCCGCCACGCCGGCGGGGTGTTCCTCGGCCACCTTTCCTCCGAGGCCTTGGGAGACTACGTGGCGGGGCCTTCCCACATAATGCCGACAGGCGGCACCGCCCGGTTCGCCAGCCCCCTCAATGTGTGGGACTTCGTGAAGATTACCAGTATCTTCGCCATCGGGGCTACTGAGGCAGCCCAGATTGGCCCTGCCGGTGCCATCCTGGCTGAAGCGGAGGGCCTGACCTTCCATCGCGATGCCATAATGCTTCGCGGAGGTGAAAGCACTGACTGA
- a CDS encoding histidinol phosphate phosphatase domain-containing protein codes for MPRQRIDLHMHSTFSDGELIPGEAVRRAVALGYEALAITDHCDASNMEIVIPAMIRFAREQAPLYPITFVVGVELTHLPPVLVAPMARRARALGAQLVVVHGETIVEPVRNGTNFAAAECPDVDVLAHPGLIEHRTVEAAVENGVYLELSGRAGHALGNGRLAALALEMGANLLVNSDAHSPADMFGQAHASAVAAGAGLKEEQVQRALITNPWELVQRCLERYPLPEG; via the coding sequence ATGCCCCGGCAGCGCATTGACCTGCACATGCACTCCACCTTCAGCGACGGTGAGCTGATCCCTGGGGAGGCGGTGAGGAGGGCGGTCGCGCTCGGATACGAGGCGCTCGCCATCACCGATCACTGCGACGCCTCGAACATGGAGATCGTGATCCCTGCCATGATCCGCTTCGCTCGCGAGCAGGCTCCCCTCTACCCCATCACCTTCGTGGTGGGAGTGGAGCTTACGCACTTGCCCCCGGTCCTGGTTGCCCCCATGGCCCGCCGAGCTCGAGCCCTGGGAGCCCAGCTGGTGGTTGTCCACGGCGAGACCATCGTGGAGCCAGTGCGCAACGGCACCAACTTCGCCGCCGCTGAGTGTCCCGACGTGGATGTCCTGGCTCACCCAGGCCTGATCGAACACCGTACGGTGGAAGCAGCAGTGGAGAATGGTGTCTATCTGGAGTTGAGTGGGCGCGCCGGCCATGCTCTGGGCAACGGACGCCTAGCGGCCCTAGCCCTCGAGATGGGAGCTAACCTGCTGGTTAACTCGGACGCTCACAGCCCGGCCGACATGTTCGGGCAGGCACATGCCAGCGCCGTGGCCGCCGGGGCTGGACTCAAAGAGGAGCAGGTCCAGCGTGCCCTGATCACCAACCCGTGGGAGCTGGTGCAGCGGTGCCTGGAGCGCTACCCTCTGCCGGAGGGATGA